GTAAAACAGCAGAGCAGTATGAAGTAGAGGAAGAAATAGAAAAGCATCTTTGGGCAGATATTGTTTTTTTACAATCCCCTATAAATTGGATGGGAATGCCTTGGAGCTTCAAAAAGTATATGGACGATGTCTATACTGCCGGAATGATGGGTAAGTTGTGTAATAATGATGGACGAACGGCAGCTGAGCCTAAGAAAAACTATGGAACGGGAGGAAACCTATCAGAAAGCAAGTACATGATTTCTGTTAGCTTTAATGCGCCCAAAGAGGCTTTTGATAATCAAGAGGAATACCTTTTTCAGGGCAAATCTGTTGATGATTTACTGCTCCCTCAGCATGC
This genomic interval from Saprospira grandis contains the following:
- a CDS encoding NAD(P)H-dependent oxidoreductase, with the protein product MKNVLIINAHQPYPFSEGRLNASFCEMAASFFSEKGYQLKFSKTAEQYEVEEEIEKHLWADIVFLQSPINWMGMPWSFKKYMDDVYTAGMMGKLCNNDGRTAAEPKKNYGTGGNLSESKYMISVSFNAPKEAFDNQEEYLFQGKSVDDLLLPQHANFRFFGMKGLPTFASFDVMKNPTIEDDFKRFQKHLESYI